The Fructilactobacillus myrtifloralis genome segment ACAACGGTTGCACTGGACGTGGCGATTGTAGGAGCCATCGTAGCCCTGGTCGGGGTAAACGTTATCAAATTCGTGATGAAACCGTAACTGTTAAAAAAACCTGGAAATTAATTTCCAGGTTTTTTTTATTGAAATTGAAACGGATCGGTATTAAGTTCCGATTCTAGGACCGTAATTTCCCAGTGTGCTTCAGTTTTCCACTGGTTAAATAAGGCACGGAGACGCGGTTTACAGATGCTTTCGATGTGATGTCCCGGATCAAGCGCCGTTAATCCCGTGGCTAACAAATCCTGCGCCGTATGGTAAAACAGATCGCCCGTGATGTAAACATCCGCATGCTGGGCCAGGGCCGCTGGATAAAATTTACCCCCACTGCCCCCTAAAATGGCCACCCGTTGCACCACTTGCTTCGGAGCAAAACTTACGACCCGGATTCCACGCAGGTTAAACCGCTCCTTGCAACGAGTTGCTAATTCCGTTAAGGTCATGGGCTGGGGCAAAATGCCGACCCGCCCCATAGCAAGCTCTGGTTCGTCATCCTGTTGCTCGTGTTCTACCAAACCCGTCGTTTGCTCTAATCCTAGGGCGGCTGCTAACCAATCATTCATGCCTCCCGGGGCATTATCTAGGTTCGTATGGGCCGCATAAACCGTAATGTTATGCTTTAATAACTCTGCATACATTGCATTTTGGGGGTTCGCCAGGTCTAAATTCGCGGCGGGCCGAAACATTACCGGATGGTGAGCAAAGATAAAATCAACGTTTCGATCGATGGCTTCTTGCACCACCTCTGGCCGCACGTCGAGCGTCGTCATCATTTGATGGACCACGGCCTCCCGATCACCTAACTGAAATCCGGTGGGATCCCCTGGTTCTTTAAACGTTAACGGGGCAAATTGTTCAAAACGGTCAATAATTTCACTAACCTTTGTCATTAAGTACCTCCTGAATGGCTGTAATGCGAGCTTGCATCGCCGCAATTTTAGTCGCGGGTTGCTTTTTTGAAGCCTGCAACTGTCGCAAAATAAGTTCACTCTTGTGGAGTCGCTCCTGCCATTTGTGGCGAAAAATCGCACTCCGTTCCCTAACTAAGTACGGGCCAAAGTCCAACTCCGTTTTGGTTAATGCGGGTGGGTTAGGCACAAATTCGGCCCGCAACATTTCGTAAAAATGCCCGGCGTCTTCGACGAGTTGTTCGGCCGTAATCTGATAGTGATTAGCTTGCAACCACCGGCGTAAGACGTTTTCATCGACATTGGGCTGTAGTACTAAAACCGGGTGCTGCCGCAACTGCGCTTGGCCCCGCGTCAGGATTTCCGTAATCAGTTCGCCCCCCATGCCGGCGATTACAATCACATCCACATGCTCATCGGGATCAAGAACTGCTAGTCCGTTCCCTAACCGCGCCTGCATTACTTCTTCTAAACCAAGTTTGGTAATTTCGCGCTGCGCGTTTGCTAACGGACCCGGGCGGACCTCGCCCGCAATCGCCGTCTCAATCACTTGGCGTTGTAACAAATAGGCCGGTAAATAAGCATGGTCAGAGCCAATGTCCGCTAACTTCGGCACCGACGGCACCAAGGCGGCCACCGCTTGTAATCGTTTGGATAGGTGTTGAATTGTCATACTTCCTCCCGGCAAAAAAACAGGGATCCCCATGGATCTCTGTTTTTTAATTAGTCTAAAAAGTCTTTCAATTGTTTACTGCGAGATGGGTGTCGCAACTTGCGTAACGCCTTTGCTTCAATTTGCCGAATTCGTTCTCGCGTTACCCCAAAGACCTTGCCTACTTCCTCTAACGTCCGGGTCCGACCATCGTCAAGCCCAAACCGAAGTCGTAAGACATTTTCCTCTCGGTCCGTAAGGGTATCTAAGACCCCTTCTAACTGTTCTTTCAATAGCTCATACGAAGCATGGTCTTCGGGACTGGTAGCCTCTTTATCTTCGATGAAGTCGCCAAGGTGGGAGTCATCCTCTTCCCCAATCGGCGTTTCTAACGATACTGGTTCCTGAGAAATCTTCAGAATGTTACGAACCTTAGCGGTTGGCATGTCCATTTCTGCTCCAATTTCAATGGGGAGCGGTTCGCGACCAAGGTCTTGCAGTAACTGCCGTTGGACCCGAATTAACTTGTTAATGGTCTCAACCATGTGGACCGGGATCCGAATCGTTCGAGCTTGATCAGCAATCGCCCGGGTAATCGCCTGGCGAATCCACCAAGTAGCGTACGTTGAGAATTTGAACCCCTTGCGGTAATCAAATTTTTCAACGGCCTTCATGAGCCCCATGTTTCCTTCTTGAATTAAGTCTAAGAACTGCATGCCCCGACCAACGTACCGTTTAGCAATCGAAACAACCAGTCGTAAGTTAGCTTCGGCGAGCTCTTGCTTGGCTTCCTCGTCCCCTTCTTCGATCCGAAGGGCCAACTGCACTTCTTGGTCCGCAGTTAGCAATGGGACCCGTCCAATTTCTTTCAAGTACATCCGAACGGGATCGTTGATCTTAACCCCTTGCGAGCTTGAGGCATTCTTCAGTTCCT includes the following:
- a CDS encoding Nif3-like dinuclear metal center hexameric protein, with product MTKVSEIIDRFEQFAPLTFKEPGDPTGFQLGDREAVVHQMMTTLDVRPEVVQEAIDRNVDFIFAHHPVMFRPAANLDLANPQNAMYAELLKHNITVYAAHTNLDNAPGGMNDWLAAALGLEQTTGLVEHEQQDDEPELAMGRVGILPQPMTLTELATRCKERFNLRGIRVVSFAPKQVVQRVAILGGSGGKFYPAALAQHADVYITGDLFYHTAQDLLATGLTALDPGHHIESICKPRLRALFNQWKTEAHWEITVLESELNTDPFQFQ
- a CDS encoding tRNA (adenine(22)-N(1))-methyltransferase, encoding MTIQHLSKRLQAVAALVPSVPKLADIGSDHAYLPAYLLQRQVIETAIAGEVRPGPLANAQREITKLGLEEVMQARLGNGLAVLDPDEHVDVIVIAGMGGELITEILTRGQAQLRQHPVLVLQPNVDENVLRRWLQANHYQITAEQLVEDAGHFYEMLRAEFVPNPPALTKTELDFGPYLVRERSAIFRHKWQERLHKSELILRQLQASKKQPATKIAAMQARITAIQEVLNDKG
- the rpoD gene encoding RNA polymerase sigma factor RpoD; amino-acid sequence: MAERKARKNAELKKATPEAKSTTAAKQERLNQDLKKEFDQDGYHKVYEALVKKYKKIGHVTYATLESELQVPFDLKKKQMNELLEKVEDDGISIVDEHGEPDPRALEAAKKVTQKELKNASSSQGVKINDPVRMYLKEIGRVPLLTADQEVQLALRIEEGDEEAKQELAEANLRLVVSIAKRYVGRGMQFLDLIQEGNMGLMKAVEKFDYRKGFKFSTYATWWIRQAITRAIADQARTIRIPVHMVETINKLIRVQRQLLQDLGREPLPIEIGAEMDMPTAKVRNILKISQEPVSLETPIGEEDDSHLGDFIEDKEATSPEDHASYELLKEQLEGVLDTLTDREENVLRLRFGLDDGRTRTLEEVGKVFGVTRERIRQIEAKALRKLRHPSRSKQLKDFLD